TAGCCCAGGCCCTTCAGCCGGTCCTCGACGTCGTCGAAGTCTTCGTCGACATCGCCGTCCGGCGTCGCCACCTGCGACACCTCGGACCGCTGGACCTTCGTCGTCGCCGGCGTCGCCGACTCGTCGAACGCGTCGAAGAGCACGCGGCCGTCGGCGTTCGCCGGCACCGGCTTTCCGATGCCGTGGAGCAGCGTCGGCGCAACGTCGACTACGCGCGCGCCCCGCAGCGTCGCGCCCGGCTCGATCGACGGGCCGCGACAGAGCATGATACCGGTGCTGCGGTGGCTCGCCGCGTAGTTCCCGGTGTCGCCGAGCACCTCGTTTTCGATCCCGTTGCGGACGTCGTAGCCGTCGATCCCGTTGACGATCAGGTCCGGCGACTCGTCGTCGGTCGGGAACAGTTCGTCGCCGTCGTAGACCTCGAGCAGTTGCTGATCGTTCTCGTCGGTCACCGACTCGAAGACGTCGATGAGTTCCGCCTTGATCTCGGGGACGTCGCTCGGGTCGACGCGGCCGTTCTCGAACCGCCTGCTGTCGTTGATGTAACAGTTACCCGCGTCGTGGACGAACGCGACGGTACGCTCGTAGTCGACGTCGTAGAGGGCGTGATCGCCCGGAATCTGCTCGGCGACGGTGTCGAGCAGGCTGCGGGGCAGGTTCGAGACCAGCATCTCCTCCGAGATACCGACCCGCTCGAGCATGTTCGTGATGCTGTCCCGCGAGATGCCGAGGCTCGCGAGCGCGCCGCGGGTGCCCTCGTCCTCTCGTCTGAACAGGTAACCCTCGCGCTCGAGAATGTGGTTGACGTAGATCAGGTTGTGGATCTCGCCGAAGCCGTGGTCGGAGACGACGTAGAGGTCGGCGTCGTGGTCGTCGGTGTACTCGATGACCTCGCCCAGCAGATCGTCGAGTTTCTTGTAGTGCTCGAGCAGCCGGTCCATGTCCCAGATGAGGTGCTGGAAGCGGTCCGGCGCCGTGTACACGAAGAAAAACAGCTGCCAGTCGTCGCCCGCCCGATCCATCTGCAGCTGCATCACCTCTCGGCGCTGCTCGAGCATGGTCGCGACGGCCTCCTCGAACTCGTCGGGCCGGTCGGCGTACTCCGGATAGTCGAGGCTGATCTCGTACTCGCCGACGGCCTCCTCGATCTCGTCACCGAGGTCGGACGGGTGCGTGAACTCCTGATCGGTGGAGGGAGTCATCATCCCCGTTACCATCGAGCCGTCGATATCGCGGGCGGGGAACGTCATCGGAACGTTCCCGACGTGGGCCGGCTGGAGTTGCTCCCACAGCGGCGGCTGCTGGATGTCGTGGCTCGTGTACATCTCGTGGGTGTACTCGGCGGAGAGGTTCTGGAAGCCGTAGATCCCGTGTTTGTCCGGCCAGACGCCGGTCGCGATCGACGGCCACGCGAGCGGCGTCGTCGGCGGGCGCGTACTCTCGAGCGTGCCGGCGGCGCCTTCCTCGCGCATCCGGGCGAAGTTCGGAAGTTCGCCCTCGTCGCTCCACTGCTCGATGAGTCGCCACGGGACGCCGTCGAGTCCGAGGACGAACGCCCGCTCGGACGTGGGGGTAGATCCGCTCATAATTTTAAAACACCTACTATCCGGCAGGATACCGGATGACCGCTTTGTTATAGGGAGTGTTCACCCCTCATCCGTGTCAACTCCCGGTGCGTTCGGTGGCGTTAACGAGTCGAACCGCGGAATGTTCGGCTGTTTGGACACATTACCGTTAGAACCGCCGACAGTCGCCGCGTTCTGGATGTTCTACCGACAGGACGGTCCGAAACGACGACCAATGATCGCTGCGTACGGCTGCCCGAGCGGCGCGTGACCGCTGACACTCGGTTGACCGTCCTCGGATCGTATCGTCGGCTATCGGTTACCGTACGATCGGGCTTGCCATCGAAAGGCGATCAATAACAAAACCGTCCGATCGAATCGATCACGTGTATGACGATAACGCGTGGTGGGAGCTATGGGTAGTGTCGTCGTCTCACTCGACGCCGAACTCGGGTGGGGATTCCACGACATCGATTCCCTGCCGACGGATCGAGTAGAGTCCGGCCGCCGCGGCTGGTCGGTTATGCTCGATCTGTTCTCGGAGTTCGAGATTCCCGCGACCTGGGCCGTCGTCGGCCACCTGATGCTCGAGTCCTGCGACGGGAGACACGTCGAACACCCAGCTCCGGAGGGCTGGTTCGAACGAGAGCGGACCGAGTGGGCAGATCGAGCCGATCTGCGGTTCGCGCCCGATTTAGTCGACGCGTTGCTCTCGTCCGAGATCGACCACGAGTTCGCCAGCCACTCGTTCTCTCACGTCCTCTTCGGACGGCCGGAGACGGATCACGAACTCGCCGAGGCCGAGCTTCGACGCAGCACCGAGATCGCATCCGAGTGGGATCTGTCGATCGAGACGTTCATCTATCCGCGCAACGACGTCGGGCACCGCGACGTTCTCGCCGACCACGGCGTCCGGGCGTATCGGGGCCGCTCGCCGACGCGGGACGGCGTTCGCGGCCTCTTCGATTCGACGTTTCGCGACCACTCGCTGCTGGTCGAACCGATCGTCGACGAGTACGGGCTGGTGAACGTGCCGGCCTCGCTGTTCCTGTTCGGCTTCGAAGGACCGGCTCGAACCGTCGCGGAGTCGATCTGGGAGGATCCGATGGTCGTCCAGGCCCGGCGCGGAATCGACGAAGCCGCCGAATCGGACGGGATCTTCCACATGTGGCTCCATCCGAACAACCTCACGCACGAGCGGGACGATCGGCGGATGCGGGCGATCCTGGCGTACCTCGACCAGAAGCGTTCGAGGACCGATCTCACGGTCGAAACGATCGCCGACGTCGCGCGAGAGGTCGACGTCGCTCGCGGCGTCGACGGTCGGGTCACCCCCGTCGACGGGCAGACGATCGGCGACGACTAGTGCTTATAAACGAACGTATCGAATCGCCTGACTGAACGGCGTATTCGAATAAGTATCCGTAAAAGACAGCGCGCCAGACAGGGGAATCGAAGACTACAATCGCGGGCTCGACTGTACGGCGCTGATAACAAAACCCGCTGCTGGCCCTGTCACGGACAGATGTCATCCGCAGTTCTGCGCCGATTGACCGACTCGAGTTCCCTCTCCGTGGGCGTACTCGGCGTCGGAAACATCGGCATGGTACACCTGAAGTCGGCGAGCGCAATGGCTGCTGTCGACGTGGTTGCGGCCGCCGACGCGGTTCCCGAGAACCGCGAGCGAGCCGAACGCGCCGGCGCGGAGCGGACGTACGACGACTACGCCACCCTGCTCGAGACCGAAGACCTCGACGCGGCGGTCGTCGCCTTACCCCCGTTCCTCCACGCCGACGCCGTCGAACGGGCCGCCGAGGCCGGCGTCGACGTGTTCGTGGAAAAACCGTTCGCTCGCTCGACCGCGGAAGCCGACCGGATGCTCGAGGCCGCCGAGAAGGGCGACATCGCCGTCGGCGTCGATCACACGCTGCGCTACCAGCCCGACATCGTCGGCGTCAAGGAGGCCTACGAGGACGGTAGCGTCGGGCACGTTCCGTACGCCTCGATGACGCGGCTCAACGACGGGCCGCTCGGTCGGCCGCCCGTTCAGGACCCGCCCGCGTCGTGGCCGCTCGATCCCGACGCGGCCGGCGGCGGCTCCCTGCTCGAGCTGGGCATTCACTGTTTCGACGTGCTCGAGTGGCTGTTCGGCGACCTCGAGGTCGAAAGCGCGGCCACGGGCGAGACGCTCGACGTGCCGGTCGAGGACGCCGCGACGGTCATGATGCGGGCACCCGAGACGGAGACGACGATCACGCTCCACTGCGGTTCCTACCAGTGGGAGCAACTGCCGGAGGTCAACACCCGGCTCCGCCTCGAGGGGATCACCGGGACGATCACCAATCAGGATCACCTGCCGGACAACTTCTACGCGGGCGCGGCCAAGTCGGCGCTGTCGAACGTCGCGAGCCGCGTGGCGGACGTCGATCGGGAGGTCTTCGGCCCGACGTTCTACCTGCGGGCCCACTACCGAGCGCTCGGCGACTTCCTCGAAGCGATCCGAGAGGGCGAGACGCCGCCGGTCGACGGCGAGGTCGGTCGCCGGACGCTCGAGTTGGCGGAGACGGCCTACGAACTGGCCGGGCGGACCGATCGCGAGGAACTCGCGCCGGAGGTGATGCCGTGACTGGGCCCGTTCGCGCGGCCGCCGTCGACCGCGGCGATCGGCGCGGCAGCTGGATTCCGGATCTCGACGCCCGGATGGCCACCTTCGAGGAACCGGTGCAGGCGCTGCTCGAGTCGGCGCTCTCGGATGAAACGGATCTGGAAACCGCCGACGAAATCACGCTCGTCCCCGACGCACACTATCCCTTCCACCCCTCGACCGGGATGGTAACCGATCCCGCCGTCGTCGGCGCGCTCGTCGCCGCTCTCGAGGACCGCACCGACGCGGACATCGCCGTCGCGGGCGCCACCGACGAGATCATCGACCTCGAGCGGACCGGACAGTATCTGGGCTACCGGGGCCTGCTCGAGCGCTTCGACGCCGAGCTCGTCGATCTCGCAGACGATGCCGAGCCACGAACCGACGCCGTCCGGGAGGTCGACGGGCGGTCGGTGTCAGTGTCCGTCCCGACGCGGCTCGTTCGGGGGACGGTCGTCACCGTCCCGACGCTGCGGCCGACCGAGGCTGGGCGAGTCGCCGGCGGGATGCGGCGGCTCGGCGATCTCGTCGACTCCGCGGCTGACTCGGAGACCGCCGCCGTCGCCGCGACGCGAGCCATCGACCCTGCACTCTCCGTCACGGACGCGACGACCGCGTACGGAACCGATCCCTACGCGGCCGACGCCCTGTTCGCGGGGCCGGCGCCGGGCGTCGACGCGCTCGGTGCGTCGCTGTTCGGAGACGCGACCGATGACGATCCGGTGCTCCGACTCACCGCCGAGACGGACGACGAGCCGATCACCGTCGAGCGCGTCGGCGCGGACGCCGACGACCTCGAGTTCGACGCGCTCCGGGACCGACTCGCCGGCGCGGAACTGCCGCCGTCGGACGAAACGCACCCCGCCGTGACGACCGCCTATCGGCTGTACGCGGCCGTCGGCGGCGACGCGGTGCCACCCCAACTCGAGCAGTAACCATGACCGGAGACGAGATCGCTGCCGTCACCGGCGCGACCGGCTTCCTCGGCTCGCACCTCTGCGAACGGCTCCTCGCGGACGGCTGGTACGTCCGTGCGCTCAGTCGCCCGTCGTCGGATCGCGAGGTGCTCGAGGACGCCGCGGCGGACGCGGACGGCACGCTCGAGTGGTACGTCGGCGACGTCTTCGACGACGAGACGCTGCGTGAGTTAGTTGACGGCACGGACGCCGTCTTCCACCTCGCGGGCGTCGGGCTCTGGAGCGCGACCC
This portion of the Halopiger aswanensis genome encodes:
- a CDS encoding Gfo/Idh/MocA family protein, which produces MSSAVLRRLTDSSSLSVGVLGVGNIGMVHLKSASAMAAVDVVAAADAVPENRERAERAGAERTYDDYATLLETEDLDAAVVALPPFLHADAVERAAEAGVDVFVEKPFARSTAEADRMLEAAEKGDIAVGVDHTLRYQPDIVGVKEAYEDGSVGHVPYASMTRLNDGPLGRPPVQDPPASWPLDPDAAGGGSLLELGIHCFDVLEWLFGDLEVESAATGETLDVPVEDAATVMMRAPETETTITLHCGSYQWEQLPEVNTRLRLEGITGTITNQDHLPDNFYAGAAKSALSNVASRVADVDREVFGPTFYLRAHYRALGDFLEAIREGETPPVDGEVGRRTLELAETAYELAGRTDREELAPEVMP
- a CDS encoding polysaccharide deacetylase family protein, coding for MGSVVVSLDAELGWGFHDIDSLPTDRVESGRRGWSVMLDLFSEFEIPATWAVVGHLMLESCDGRHVEHPAPEGWFERERTEWADRADLRFAPDLVDALLSSEIDHEFASHSFSHVLFGRPETDHELAEAELRRSTEIASEWDLSIETFIYPRNDVGHRDVLADHGVRAYRGRSPTRDGVRGLFDSTFRDHSLLVEPIVDEYGLVNVPASLFLFGFEGPARTVAESIWEDPMVVQARRGIDEAAESDGIFHMWLHPNNLTHERDDRRMRAILAYLDQKRSRTDLTVETIADVAREVDVARGVDGRVTPVDGQTIGDD
- a CDS encoding alkaline phosphatase family protein, which translates into the protein MSGSTPTSERAFVLGLDGVPWRLIEQWSDEGELPNFARMREEGAAGTLESTRPPTTPLAWPSIATGVWPDKHGIYGFQNLSAEYTHEMYTSHDIQQPPLWEQLQPAHVGNVPMTFPARDIDGSMVTGMMTPSTDQEFTHPSDLGDEIEEAVGEYEISLDYPEYADRPDEFEEAVATMLEQRREVMQLQMDRAGDDWQLFFFVYTAPDRFQHLIWDMDRLLEHYKKLDDLLGEVIEYTDDHDADLYVVSDHGFGEIHNLIYVNHILEREGYLFRREDEGTRGALASLGISRDSITNMLERVGISEEMLVSNLPRSLLDTVAEQIPGDHALYDVDYERTVAFVHDAGNCYINDSRRFENGRVDPSDVPEIKAELIDVFESVTDENDQQLLEVYDGDELFPTDDESPDLIVNGIDGYDVRNGIENEVLGDTGNYAASHRSTGIMLCRGPSIEPGATLRGARVVDVAPTLLHGIGKPVPANADGRVLFDAFDESATPATTKVQRSEVSQVATPDGDVDEDFDDVEDRLKGLGYME
- a CDS encoding DUF362 domain-containing protein, coding for MTGPVRAAAVDRGDRRGSWIPDLDARMATFEEPVQALLESALSDETDLETADEITLVPDAHYPFHPSTGMVTDPAVVGALVAALEDRTDADIAVAGATDEIIDLERTGQYLGYRGLLERFDAELVDLADDAEPRTDAVREVDGRSVSVSVPTRLVRGTVVTVPTLRPTEAGRVAGGMRRLGDLVDSAADSETAAVAATRAIDPALSVTDATTAYGTDPYAADALFAGPAPGVDALGASLFGDATDDDPVLRLTAETDDEPITVERVGADADDLEFDALRDRLAGAELPPSDETHPAVTTAYRLYAAVGGDAVPPQLEQ